From Streptomyces chrestomyceticus JCM 4735, one genomic window encodes:
- the argS gene encoding arginine--tRNA ligase, translating to MTSVPSLAATVNQRVADALSAALPEAGAADPLLRRSDRADFQANGMLALAKKLKGNPRELASQVVGQLAAGDVIKEIEVSGPGFLNITVSDEAIVRTLAARAADDRLGVPYADNPGTTVIDYAQPNVAKEMHVGHLRSAVIGAAMVEILEFTGEKVVRRHHIGDWGTQFGMLIQYLIEHPHELDHKSDETSGEEAMSNLNRLYKASRALFDSDEEFKDRARRRVVDLQAGDEETLALWQRFVDESKVYFYSVFNKLDMEIRDADVVGESGYNAMLEETCRLLEESGVAVRSDGALCVFFDDVKGPDGNPTPLIVKKSNGGYGYAATDLSAIRDRVQNLGATTLLYVVDARQSLHFKMVFETARRAGWLGDDVEPVQLAFGTVLGKDGKPFKTREGETVRLVDLLDEAVDRATAVVREKGENIGLTEQEITENGFQVGIGAVKYADLSTSASRDYKFDLDQMVSLNGDTSVYIQYAYARVQSIFRRAGDAAPKAHPELELAPAERALGLHLDQFGEVVAEAAAGYEPHKLAAYLYQLASLYTTFYDQCPVLKAEGGNEQVENRLFLCELTARTLHRGMALLGIRTPERL from the coding sequence ATGACATCGGTCCCTTCCCTCGCAGCCACGGTCAACCAGCGCGTCGCGGACGCCCTCTCGGCAGCCCTGCCGGAGGCCGGCGCCGCGGACCCGCTGCTGCGACGAAGCGACCGGGCCGACTTCCAGGCCAACGGCATGCTGGCGCTGGCCAAGAAGCTCAAGGGCAACCCCCGGGAGCTGGCCTCCCAGGTCGTCGGGCAGCTCGCCGCCGGTGACGTGATCAAGGAGATCGAGGTCTCCGGACCCGGCTTCCTGAACATCACCGTCTCCGACGAGGCGATCGTCCGGACGCTGGCCGCGCGCGCCGCCGACGACCGCCTCGGCGTCCCGTACGCCGACAACCCGGGCACCACGGTCATCGACTACGCGCAGCCGAACGTCGCCAAGGAGATGCACGTCGGCCATCTGCGCTCCGCCGTGATCGGCGCCGCGATGGTCGAGATCCTGGAGTTCACCGGCGAGAAGGTGGTCCGCCGCCACCACATCGGCGACTGGGGCACCCAGTTCGGCATGCTCATCCAGTACCTGATCGAGCACCCGCACGAGCTCGACCACAAGAGCGACGAGACCTCCGGCGAAGAGGCCATGTCGAACCTCAACCGCCTCTACAAGGCGTCCCGCGCGCTCTTCGACTCCGACGAGGAGTTCAAGGACCGCGCCCGCCGCCGCGTCGTCGACCTCCAGGCCGGCGACGAGGAGACGCTCGCCCTGTGGCAGCGCTTCGTCGACGAGTCGAAGGTCTACTTCTACTCCGTCTTCAACAAGCTCGACATGGAGATCCGGGACGCGGACGTGGTCGGCGAGTCCGGCTACAACGCGATGCTGGAGGAGACCTGCCGCCTCCTGGAGGAGTCCGGCGTCGCGGTCCGCTCCGACGGCGCGCTCTGTGTCTTCTTCGACGACGTCAAGGGCCCGGACGGCAACCCGACCCCGCTGATCGTCAAGAAGTCCAACGGCGGCTACGGCTACGCGGCCACCGACCTGTCGGCCATCCGCGACCGCGTGCAGAACCTCGGCGCCACGACCCTGCTGTACGTGGTCGACGCCCGTCAGTCGCTGCACTTCAAGATGGTCTTCGAGACCGCCCGCCGGGCCGGCTGGCTGGGCGACGACGTCGAGCCCGTACAACTCGCCTTCGGCACCGTCCTCGGCAAGGACGGCAAGCCGTTCAAGACCCGTGAGGGCGAGACGGTGCGGCTGGTGGACCTGCTCGACGAGGCGGTGGACCGGGCGACCGCCGTCGTCCGGGAGAAGGGCGAGAACATCGGCCTGACCGAGCAGGAGATCACCGAGAACGGCTTCCAGGTCGGCATCGGCGCCGTGAAGTACGCGGACCTGTCCACCTCGGCCTCCCGCGACTACAAGTTCGACCTGGACCAGATGGTCTCGCTCAACGGCGACACCAGCGTCTACATCCAGTACGCGTACGCCCGCGTCCAGTCCATCTTCCGCCGCGCCGGGGACGCCGCGCCCAAGGCCCACCCGGAACTGGAGCTGGCCCCGGCGGAGCGCGCGCTGGGTCTGCACCTGGACCAGTTCGGTGAGGTCGTGGCGGAGGCGGCGGCCGGTTACGAGCCCCACAAGCTGGCCGCGTACCTCTACCAGCTCGCCTCTCTCTACACAACCTTCTACGACCAGTGCCCGGTCCTGAAGGCCGAAGGCGGCAACGAGCAGGTGGAGAACCGCCTGTTCCTGTGCGAGCTGACGGCCCGCACGCTGCACCGCGGCATGGCGCTGCTGGGCATCCGGACGCCCGAGCGGCTCTGA
- the lysS gene encoding lysine--tRNA ligase, with the protein MAQQSTETDWVSRFADEVIAEAERRAPGKPIVCASGLSPSGPIHLGNLREVMTPHLVADEIRRRGFEVRHLISWDDYDRYRKVPAGVAGVDESWAEHIGKPLTSVPAPAGSAYPNWAEHFKAAMVEALAELGVEYDGISQTEQYTSGAYREQILHAMKHRADIDAILAQYRTKKAPAKKSQKPVDEAELEAAEGSGAAAEDDGSSGSAGYFPYKPYCGQCDKDLTTVTSYVEETTELTYTCTACGFGETVRLSEFNRGKLVWKVDWPMRWAYEGVIFEPSGVDHSSPGSSFVVGGQIVREVFDGAQPIGPMYAFVGISGMAKMSSSKGGVPTPGDALKIMEAPLLRWLYARRKPNQSFKIAFDQEIQRLYDEWDKLEAKVADGSALPADAAAHSRAVRTAAGELPRTPRPLPYRTLASVADITGGHDEQTLRILGELDPADPVTSLDETRPRLDKAEYWINTQVPAEQRTIVRDEPDTELLGSLDDQARESLRLLLDGLDEHWSLDGLTTLVYGVPKIQAGLTPEAKPTPELKVAQRSFFALLYNLLVGRDTGPRLPTLLLAVGADRVRKLLGA; encoded by the coding sequence GTGGCTCAGCAGAGCACCGAGACCGACTGGGTCTCCAGGTTCGCGGACGAGGTCATTGCCGAGGCGGAGCGCCGCGCCCCCGGCAAACCGATCGTCTGCGCCTCGGGCCTGAGCCCTTCCGGCCCGATCCACCTGGGCAATCTGCGTGAGGTCATGACGCCGCACCTGGTCGCGGACGAGATCCGCCGCAGGGGCTTCGAGGTCCGCCACCTGATCTCCTGGGACGACTACGACCGCTACCGCAAGGTCCCGGCCGGCGTCGCGGGCGTCGACGAGTCCTGGGCCGAGCACATCGGCAAGCCGCTGACCTCGGTGCCGGCCCCGGCCGGTTCCGCCTACCCGAACTGGGCCGAGCACTTCAAGGCCGCCATGGTCGAGGCGCTCGCCGAGCTGGGCGTGGAGTACGACGGCATCAGCCAGACCGAGCAGTACACCTCCGGTGCCTACCGCGAGCAGATCCTGCACGCGATGAAGCACCGCGCCGACATCGACGCGATCCTCGCCCAGTACCGCACCAAGAAGGCCCCGGCGAAGAAGTCGCAGAAGCCGGTCGACGAGGCCGAGCTGGAGGCCGCCGAGGGCTCCGGCGCGGCCGCCGAGGACGACGGCAGCAGCGGCTCGGCGGGCTATTTCCCGTACAAGCCGTACTGCGGCCAGTGCGACAAGGACCTGACCACGGTCACCTCCTACGTGGAGGAGACGACCGAGCTGACGTACACCTGCACGGCCTGCGGGTTCGGCGAGACGGTCCGGCTCAGCGAGTTCAACCGCGGCAAGCTGGTCTGGAAGGTCGACTGGCCGATGCGCTGGGCCTACGAGGGCGTGATCTTCGAGCCGTCGGGTGTGGACCACTCCTCGCCGGGCTCGTCGTTCGTCGTCGGCGGGCAGATCGTGCGCGAGGTCTTCGACGGCGCGCAGCCCATCGGCCCGATGTACGCCTTCGTCGGCATCAGCGGCATGGCCAAGATGTCGTCCTCCAAGGGCGGCGTGCCGACCCCGGGCGACGCGCTGAAGATCATGGAGGCGCCGCTGCTGCGCTGGCTGTACGCGCGCCGCAAGCCCAACCAGTCCTTCAAGATCGCCTTCGACCAGGAGATCCAGCGGCTCTACGACGAGTGGGACAAGCTGGAGGCCAAGGTCGCCGACGGCTCGGCGCTGCCCGCCGACGCCGCCGCGCACTCCCGCGCGGTCCGCACCGCCGCCGGTGAGCTGCCCCGTACCCCGCGCCCGCTGCCGTACCGCACGCTGGCCTCGGTCGCCGACATCACCGGCGGGCACGACGAGCAGACGCTGCGCATCCTCGGCGAGCTGGACCCGGCCGACCCGGTCACGTCCCTGGACGAGACCCGGCCCCGGCTGGACAAGGCCGAGTACTGGATCAACACCCAGGTCCCGGCCGAGCAGCGCACCATCGTGCGGGACGAGCCGGACACCGAGCTGCTCGGCTCGCTCGACGACCAGGCCCGCGAGTCGCTGCGGCTGCTGCTGGACGGGCTGGACGAGCACTGGTCGCTGGACGGGCTGACCACGCTCGTCTACGGCGTCCCGAAGATCCAGGCCGGGCTGACGCCGGAGGCCAAGCCGACGCCCGAGCTGAAGGTCGCGCAGCGCTCGTTCTTCGCGCTCCTCTACAACCTGCTCGTCGGCCGCGACACCGGCCCGCGGCTGCCCACGCTGCTGCTCGCGGTCGGCGCGGACCGGGTGCGCAAGCTGCTGGGGGCGTGA